The genome window GGCCGCGATGCCCGCGCTGCGGGTGCCGGATTTCAATATGAGTTCTGTCAGCCAGGGCGTATAACCTCGTACCTGATTCACCTGGTGCGACCCACTCGAGGAGACACGAGAACCGTGACGGACATCGTCGACGAGCTGAAGTGGCGGGGGCTGTTCGCCCTGTCCACCGACGAGGACGCCTTGCGCAAGGCGCTCGCGGACGGTCCTGTCACGTTCTATTGCGGTTTCGACCCGACCGCGCCGTCCCTGCACGTCGGGCATCTGGTGCAGGTGCTCACCGTGCGGCGGCTCCAGCAGGCCGGGCACCGGCCGCTGGCGCTGGTGGGCGGCGCGACGGGTCTGATCGGCGACCCGCGTCCGACGGCGGAGCGCACGCTGAACGACCCGGAGACCGTCGCCGGCTGGGTCGGCCGGCTGCGCGCCCAGATCGAGCCGTTCCTGTCCTTCGAGGGCGAGAACGCGGCCGTCATGGTCAACAACCTCGACTGGACCGAGGGCCTGTCGGCCATCGAGTTCCTGCGGGACATCGGCAAGCACTTCCGCGTCAACAAGATGCTGACGAAGGACTCCGTCGCCCGTCGTCTGGAGTCCGACCAGGGCATCAGCTACACCGAGTTCAGCTACCAGATCCTCCAGGGCATGGACTTCCTCCAGCTCTACCGGAGGTACGGCTGCACCCTCCAGCAGGGCGGCAGCGACCAGTGGGGCAACCTCACCGCCGGTCTGGACCTGATCCACCGGCTGGAGCCCGGTGTGGAGGCGCACGCGCTGGCCACCCCGCTGATGACCAAGGCCGACGGCACCAAGTTCGGCAAGACCGAGGGCGGCGCCGTCTGGCTCGACCCGGAGATGACGACGCCGTACGCGTTCTACCAGTTCTGGCTGAACGTGGACGACCGTGACATCACCCGGTACCTGCGGATCCTGTCCTTCAAGTCCCGTGCGGAGCTTGAGGAGTTGGAGCGGCAGACCGAGGAGCGTCCGCAGGCGCGGGCCGCGCAGCGGGCGCTGGCCGAGGAGCTGACGACGCTGGTGCACGGCACGGACCAGACGGCCGCGGTGATCGCCGCGTCCCGCGCGCTGTTCGGGCAGGGCGAGCTGGCGGAGCTGGACGAGAACACGTTGGCGGCGGCGCTGTCCGAGCTGCCGCACGCGAGGGTCGCCGAGCTGGCGCCGGTCGTGGATCTCCTCGCGGAGGTCGGGCTGGTGCCCAGCAAGTCCGCGGGGCGGCGGACCGTGAAGGAGGGCGGGGCGTACGTGAACAACGTGAAGGTCACCGCGGAGGACGCCGTGCCGGCGTCGGAGGACCTCATTCATGGGCGGTGGCTGGTGCTGCGCCGTGGGAAGAGGAATCTGGCCGCGGTCGAGGTCATCGGGGCCTAGACACCGCAAGGGGCGCGGGTGATCTGGCGGCTGCCACCCCGTCGTGGTTGCTCGCGCAGTTCCCCGCGCCCCTTACGGGGCTCAGGTTTGTTGTTTTCTCTTGCCCAGGGTCGCCATGTAGGCCATGTCGCCCAGAGCCACGATGATGATCGCGGCCACCAGTTGGAAGATGTGGCGGCTCCAGTCGATGCCGGCGGTCTCCTCGACGCCGAAGCCGCGTGCGATCGCGTTGCCGACGACGGCGCCCAGCATGCCGAAGATCGTCGTCAGCCAGAGCGGGCTGTGCTGCTTGCCCGGGAGGATCGCCTTGGCCAACAGGCCGAGGATGAATCCCACGATGATCGCCCACAACCAGCCCATGGCTGCCTCCTCGTACGGCTCTACGTGAGCATTACGCCCAGTGTCGGCCCGCCTGCGGTACGCCGCATGTCGGGCACGGTCGTACGCGGCGCGGCGCATTTCCTGCACTCTCCGTGGAAGGTGACCCGGTCTCGTAGGCGGCGCAGACGCGGCGTAACGTGGAACTTGTCCGAACCGTGTTCGTTGTAGCGGGCACGGACGGGCACGGGCCGGGGAGCGTCCGATACAGGCGGGTGGTGGAACGTGATGCGGAAGCAGCGACACGTGGAGGTCTTCCGGATCACGGGCGCCCGGCAAGGGCTTGCCGACGACGTCCGCGGTCGGCAGCGCCGGTACATCATCTCGATGTCCGTCCGCACCCTCGCGGTGATCGCCGCCGCGGTCCTCTGGAACGTCGAACGGCACGTCGCGGTCGTCGCACTGGTGCTCGGCGCGGTGCTGCCGTACATCGCCGTGGTGATCGCCAACGCGGGCCGGGAGAACGCGCCGTCGCTGCCGTCGACATTCGTACGGGCCCCCGTGCGGCCGATGATCGCGCCGTCCGCGGAACCCTTCCCGGAAGACGCCCCGGCCGATCCCGCCGACGGTCGGCGCAGTGAGCCGCGCGAGCGGGCCTGAGCACCGGGTATCCCCGCGAAGCGGAATCCGGCCACCCGCCAAGCTCAAGAAATGCTCAGATCAATCATGTAGTTCCTGTGCCGGGCAGAGGCTTACCCGTGACATACTTCGTACGCGCTCCGCATCCCCCGTCGGAGCGACAGACCGACGCCGGGCAGCTCCCCCCGTGGCTGCTCGGCGTCGCCTTTTCTACGGCCGGATCGCTGCGGCTAGGGTCGACGTGTGAACATCCTCAACGTCCCCGGCTCCGATCCGTCCTCCCCCATCTGTTCGGCCAAGGGCTGTCGTGCCGACGCGGTCTGGGTGCTCGCCTGGAACAACCCGAAACTGCACACGCCGGAGCGGCGCAAGACCTGGCTCGCGTGTGACGAGCACCGGGAGCATCTGTCGCAGTTCCTGGGGGTGCGGGGGTTCCTGAAGGACGTCGTGAAGCTCGACGAGTGGGAGGACCCGGCGCCGTAGAGCGCTCGGCCCTCCCCTGTCAGCCGCCGATCGCGGACATCGGCCGGTCCGGCTGGACGAACGACGGGTCGTCCAGGCCCGCTCCCGCCTTCTTGCCCCACATCGCCAGACGCCAGATTCGGGCGATCTCCTCGTCGGGGGCGCCGGAACGCAGCGCGGCGCGCAGGTCGGTTTCCTCGCGGGCGAAGAGACAGGTGCGGACCTGGCCGTCGGCGGTGAGGCGGGTGCGGTCGCAGGCCGAGCAGAAGGGGCGGGTGACGGAGGCGATGACGCCCACCCGATGGGGGCCGCCGTCCACGATCCAGCGCTCCGCCGGGGCCGAGCCGCGTTCGTCCCGGCCCTCGGGGGTGAGGTCGAAGCGGGTGCGCAGGGAGGTCAGGATGTCGCCCGCCGTGACCATGCCGTCGCGCTTCCAGCCGTGCTGGGCGTCCAGGGGCATCTGCTCGATGAACCGCAGCTCGTAGTCGTGCTCGACGGCCCAGGCCAGGAGGTCCGGGGCCTCGTTGTCGTTGAGGGCCGGCATCAGGACCGAGTTGACCTTGACGGGGGTCAGGTCCGCCGCGCGGGCGGCTTCGAGGCCTTCGAGGACGTCCTTGTGGCGGTCCCGGCGGGTGAGGGTCTTGAAGACGTCCGGGCGGAGGGTGTCCAGGGAGACGTTCACCCGGTCCAGTCCGGCCGCCTTCAGGGCCGTCGCCATGCGCTTGAGGCCGATGCCGTTGGTGGTGAGGGACATCCGGGGGCGGGGGGTGAGGGCCGCCACCCGCTCCACTATGCCGACCAGACCGGGGCGCAGCAGGGGCTCACCGCCGGTGAAGCGGACCTCCTCGATGCCCAGGACGCGGACGGCTATGTCTATGAGGCGGACGATCTCGTCGTCCGTGAGCAGGTCGGGCTTGGCCAGCCACTGCAGACCCTCCTCGGGCATGCAGTAGGTGCAGCGCAGATTGCACCGGTCGGTCAGCGAGACCCTCAGGTCGGTGGCCACTCGGCCATAGGTGTCGATGAGCACGTGTGCCCCTCCCGTCGCCGGATCAGTGATTCCTGAACATCTGCGAGCCTACGTGACCCCACTGACAACATCACAGGCCCGATCGCACGAGATCGGGTAGGAGGGACGGGTCGCCCGTCCCTCCTCCCACACCACCGGACATGCGGGTCACGCATCCGGCGGTTCACCAAGCTGGTCTCAACCGTTGCCAGGTCGGCTTGAGCATCTTCAGGCCCAGGTCGTCCCAGTAGGAGATGGGCAGTGCCCTGTCCAGAACAGGTGACTTCGCGACCCGCCAGTAGCCTTTGCTGCTGGCCGCCCATTCCCGAGCATCACGCTCACCGATCCCGAGCGCCCGCAGGTTACGACGTCTGGTCGCGTACCGTTTCCATTCCTTCCAGCGGATCTGCCGCATCCTGCGACGGAACCACTTGTCCAGCTCCTGGAACACCTTGGGAGTGTCCGCGAGCTGGAAGTAGCCCATCCAGCCTGTGGTGAAGCGGTTGATCTGCGCGATGCGGTCAGCCATCGCAACGCTCCACCGGCGCGAGGTCAGCTCCTTGAGCCGAACCTTCAGGCGTTCGACCGCCTTCGGGTCGACCCGGACCCTGACCTTCCCACCCCGGACAAAGTAGAAGCCGAACCCCAGCATCGTCATGACGGAAGCTGGGACCACCTTCGACTTCACCCGGTTGACCTTCAGTTTCAGCCGCTGCTCGACCACGGCCGTGACCGAGTCGAGCACCCTCTGAGCAGCCCGCCTGCTCCGCACGAAGATCCGCAGATCGTCGGCGTAACGTGCGAACCGGTGACCGCGCCTGAACAGTTCCCGGTCCAGGTCGTCGAGCATGATGTTCGACAGGACGGGCGAGAGCGGGGAGCCCTGCGGGGTCCCCTCCCTGCCCGGCGTCTTCACGCCGTCCACCATGACCCCGGCTTCCAGATACCTGCGAACCAGCTTCAGGACCCTGCGGTCAGTGACCTTGCGCGCGACCCGTGCCATCAGGACATCGTGCTGGACCCGGTCGAAGAACCGGTCCAGATCAAGGTCCACGACCCACCGGTTGCCGTCCTCGATGGCACGCCGCGCGACCCTGACCGCCTGATGGGCGGACCGGCCGGGACGGAACCCGAAGGACGACCCCGAAAAACCAGGATCGAAAATGGGCACGAGCACCTGCGCGACGGCCTGCTGGATCAAGCGGTCCAGCACCCGCGGCACCCCCAGCATCCGCTCACCGCCGCCAGGCTTCGGGATGATCACCTGACGGACCGGCGCCGGCCGGTAGATGCCCGCATCGAGTTCGGCCCGGACCTCGGGCCAGTGCACCGCGATCCACGGCCTGAGTTCGGCCGTGGTCATACCGTCCACCCCGGGAGCACCCCGGTTCACCTCGACACGGTTGAGCGCCGCGAGCAGGTTCTCCTTCGAGAGCATCAACTCCCAAAGCGAGGAACGCTGTTCGCGGTGAACGTCCTCCGTGGAGTGCGCCGACCGGCCACTACGCTCCGCCGTGGGCTCCGCCGGATGCACCGGCTCCTCCCCCCGCGGCACCGCCGAAGCAGTGTTGCTGCGGTCCCTGTGACCAGCACGAGCAACCACCACATCACCCGTTCCACTCGATGTTCAGCCCTTCCCAGCCACCGTGCCCATCCCGGCTGGTACTACGGCCTCTGCTGACTTCTGCCCGGTCAGCCCGCACCTTCCAGCACGGACCGTCGGCGCGGCGACATCTTCAGCACAACCGACACCCGGACAGATCTCCCCAGGTAAGAACGATCACTGTCCCTGGATCCCCGCCGCGTCTACGCACTGGCCTTCTTGGCAGTGACGGGCTTCACCTTCGCGTGCAGGCTCACCCGACCAGTACGCCTCATACACGGTTCGTGTTCCTCGGTACCCAGGTCTCGCCTCGGGCTTCCTCCAGACCCCACCTCACGATGACGCCCTTGCCTCCGGCTCGGGGTTAGCACCACCTCTTCCCCCAGAGGACTTCCACCCCCAAGCAACCGCCCATGCTGGGCGCACACGCGGCGCGGGGCCGCCGTAGAGATCTACGACGGCCCCGCGCGAGGCCGGGATCGAGGGGTCGCGGCTCAGTGCGCGCCGGTGCCGGTGAGGGAGCGGACCTCCAGCTCGGCGTACTTGGCCTCGTCGGGCTTCTCCTTGGACAGGACGGTGCCGAGGAAGCCCATCAGGAAGCCGAACGGGATGGAGATGATGCCCGGGTTCTTCAGCGGGAACCAGGCGAAGTCGACGTCCGGGAACATCGCCTTCGGGTCGCCGGAGACGACGGGCGAGAACAGCACCAGGCCGACGGCGACGATCAGACCGCCGTAGATCGACCACAGCGCGCCCTGGGTGGTGAACCTCTTCCAGAACAGGCTGTACAGGATCGTCGGCAGGTTGGCGGAGGCCGCGACCGCGAAGGCGAGCGCGACCAGGCCGGCCACGTTCAGGTCGCGGGCGAGGGCGCCGAGGCCGATGGAGACGATGCCGATGGCGACGGTCGCCCAGCGGGCCGCGCGGACCTCCTCGGCGCCGGAGGCCTGTCCCTTGCGGATGACGTTGGCGTAGATGTCGTGGGCGAAGGACGACGACGAGGCGAGGGTGAGGCCGGCGACCACGGCGAGGATCGTCGCGAAGGCCACGGCCGAGATCGTGGCGAGCAGGATCGCGCCCCAGGCCGAGTCGACACCGCCCAGATGCAGGGCGAGCAGTGGGGCCGCCGTGTTGCCGGACGGGTTGGAGGCGATGATCTCGTCCTGGGAGATCAGCGCGGCGGCGCCGAAGCCGAGGGCGATGGTCATCAGGTAGAAGCCGCCGATGATGCCGATGGCCCAGTTCACGGACTTACGGGCGGCCTTGGCGTTGGGCACCGTGTAGAAGCGGATCAGGATGTGCGGCAGACCGGCGGTGCCGAGGACCAGGGCGATGCCGAGGGAGATGAAGTCCAGCTTGGAGGTGCCGGTCGCGCCGTACTGGAGGCCGGGCTCCAGGAAGGCGGCGCCCTTGCCGCTGTTCTCGGCGGCGGTGCCGAGCAGATCGGAGATGTTGAAGTTGAACTTCAGCAGCACCAGGAACGTAATGAGGAGCGTGCCGCCGATCAGGAGCACGGCCTTCACCATCTGGACCCAGGTGGTGCCCTTCATCCCGCCGATGGAGACATAGACGATCATCAGGATGCCGACGAGGGCGACGATGAGGATCTTGCCCGCGTCGGAGGTGATGCCGAGGAGCAGCGAGACGAGGACGCCCGCGCCCGCCATCTGGGCCAGCAGGTAGAAGATCGACACGACGATCGTGGACGTACCGGCGGCGGTGCGGACGGGGCGCTGGCGCATGCGGTAGGCGAGGACGTCGCCCATGGTGTAGCGGCCGGAGTTCCGCAGCGGCTCGGCGACCAGCAGGAGGGCTACCAGCCAGGCGACGAGGAAGCCGATGGAGTAGAGGAATCCGTCGTAGCCGAAGAGGGCGATGGCGCCCGCGATGCCGAGGAACGAGGCGGCGGACATGTAGTCGCCGGAGACCGCGAGGCCGTTCTGGAAGGCGCTGAACTGGCGTCCGCCGGCGTAGAAGTCGGCGGCGTCCTTGGTCTGGCGGCCGGCCCAGATGGTGATGCCGAGGGTGGCGAGGACGAACAGCCCGAACAGGGTGATGATCAGCGGCCGGTGCTCGCTGGCCTCGTTCGCGGCGAGGAATGTCTGCTGTACGGGGCTCATGCGCCGCCCTCCATCCGGGACTTGATCGCCTCGGCCTTGGGGTCGAGCTTCGCGGCGGCGTGCCGCGAGTACCACCAGGCGATGAGGAACGTGGTGACGAACTGGGCGACGCCGAAGACGAAGGCGACGTTGATGTTGCCGAAGAGCTTGGTGCCCATGAAGTCGCCCGCGTAGTTGGAGAGCAGGACGTACAGCAGGTACCAGGCGATGAAGGCCACGGTCAGCGGGAAGGCGAACGAGCGGTAGGAGCGTCGCAGTTCGGCGAACTCGGCGCTCTCATGGACTGCGGAGAACTCCTCGGGGGAGGGGAGGTGATGTTCGGCCTTCGCGGGGGGCGGTGCGTCGGTTGCCACGGAGTCTCCTCGCGTCTGAGCCGCGGTCGCGACGGTGGAGGGCGGCTTCTCCGCCGTCGGATCGGGGGACGGACTGGGTACGGACATGGGTCGGCTCTGTTCCTTCGGTGACGGGTGCACGATCGTGCTCGGGCTCCCTGCTCAACGTCACGGCGGCGCGCGAGGACCGGTTCAACCGTGCGTGTTTCTTTCGAAAACCGATTCGGAAGTGCTGTGCAGGCCGATGTGGAAGTGGCCGGGAAGTGCGGTGACTTCGAGGGTTACCCCTCTACTTCGGCCTCCCGCCCATGAAGTCGTTGCTGGCCGGCGACGACCAGGGATAGCTTCGGGCTGCACCACCAACGTCATGTACCTGCCCAGGGACCCATGTGTCCCGGGCCGGTTTCTTTGAGGATGATGTGGAGATCCCATGGCTCATCTGCGCTCCAGGCGACAGCTCGCACTCGCCGTGCCGGTCGTCCTGTCGCTGACCGCCTCGCTCGGTTTCCTGCCGGGTGTCGCCTCGGCGGCCCCGCTCGCGCAGTCCACCGTCGCGACCGCGGAGGGCCCGAACCTCTCGTACGTCGTGAACACGAAGACGAACAAGCGCACGATCGCCGCCGTGCAGAAGGCGATAGCCGAGGCCGGCGGCAAGATAGTCATCACGTACGACGAGATCGGCGTGATCGTGGTCCACTCGACCGACCCGGCGTTCGGTGCCACGATCCGCGCCGTGCGCGGGGTGGAGTCCGCCGGTGCCACCCGGACCTCGCCGCTGACCCCCGCCGGTACGACGGACCTGGGTGCCGTCGACTACCTGACGGACGCGGAGGCCGCGAAGGTGAAGGCCGCCTCGGCGGACATCCCCGACGCCGAGCCGCTCGAAGCGGACCAGTGGGACCTGCGGGCGATCGGCGCCGACAAGGCCGCCAAGATCAACGACGGCAGCGACAAGGTCACGGTCGCCGTGATCGACACGGGCGTCGACGACACCCACCCGGACCTCGCGCCGAACTTCTCCAAGTCCCAGTCCGCCAACTGCAACGGCGGTGTCGCGGACACCAGCGAGGGCGCCTGGCGGCCGTACACCCCGCAGGACTACCACGGCACCCACGTCGCCGGTGAGATAGCCGCGGCCCGCAACGGCATCGGTGTCGCCGGTGTCGCGCCGGGTGTGAAGGTCTCCAGCATCAATGTGACCGACCGCGCCAGCGGCCTGTTCTACGCGGAGAGCGTCGTCTGCGCGTTCGTCTTCGCCGCCGACCGCGGTGTGGAGATCACGAACAACAGCTACTACGTGGACCCGTGGCTCTACAACTGTGTCGACGACCCCGACCAGGAAGCCATCGTCGACGCGGTGAACCGGGCGCAGAAGTACGCCACGAAGAAGGGCACCCTGCACCTGGCCTCGGCCGGCAACTCCAACCACGACCTCGCCTCCGACGCGATCCTGGACGCGTCCAGCCCGAACGACACCACCCCGGTCGAGCGCACCATCGACCCGAGCGAGTGCTTCGACGTGCCGACCCAGCTGGAGGGCATCGTCACGGTCAGCGCGACCGGCGTGAAGAACGAGAAGTCGTACTACTCCACGTACGGCAACGGAGTCATCGACATCGCGGCGCCGGGCGGCGACGCCCGCTACCAGATCCCGGACACGCCGTCGAAGAACGGCCGCATCCTGTCCACCATGCCGAACGGCGAGTACGGCTTCCTCCAGGGCACGTCGATGGCGTCGCCGCACGCCGCCGGTGTCGCCGCGCTGCTGAAGTCCACGCACCCGGGGGCGAACCCGGGCCGGCTGCAGCGGCTGCTGAAGGCCGAGGCGGACAAGTTCGCCTGCCCGACGTCGTACGACCAGAACGGCGACGGTGTCCAGGACGCGGTCTGCGAGGGCACCCCGAGCGTGAACGGCTTCTACGGGTTCGGCATCGTCAACGCCCTGAAGGCCGTCGAGAAGTAACCGGGCAGGGGTGGTGCACCCCGTTCTCGTCGTCGTTCGTAGGACGTTCTCGTAGGACGTTCTCGTAGGACGGTGAAGGGCCGGGCGGTGTCACACCGTCCGGCCCTTTCGTTGCACAGTCCCGTCATGACTGAGACGGAAGACGCGAAGGAAGACGCGAAGGAAGACGCGTGGGCGGCGCTCGGCGGCGATCCCGCCCTGCTGGCGAGGGTTTCCACCGTCGTACGGGACGGGGTGCTCGACGCCCGGCTGCCGGTACGGGAGCTGGCACGGGCGTGTGTCGGGGTGTGCGCGCTGGCGGCGGCCGAGCTGGGGGCGCGGCGGGCCGGGCTCGCGGAGGTGCCCCGGGTGCGGGTGGACGACGGGGCGGTCGGCACGGCGTTCGTGAGCGAACGGCATCTGCTGATCGACGGGCGGGCGCCGGTGACCTTCGCACCGCTGTCACGGTTCTGGCGGACGGCGGACGGGTGGGTGCGGACGCACGCCAACTATCCGCATCACCGGAAGCGGTTGCTGTCCGCGCTGGGGGTGTCCACCGCCGACGTGCCCGCCGTGGAGTCGGCGCTCGCCGAGCGGTCCGCCCTGGAGGTCGAGGAGGCGGTGTACGCGGCCGGTGGTCTGGCCGTGGCGCTGCGGACGCCCGGGGAATGGGCCGCGCACGAACAGGCGCGGGTGGCGGCCGGGCCGCTGGTCGAGCACCGGCGGCCGGACACCGCGTACACGCGCGTGCTCGCACCCTCGGCCGAGGGGCCGCTGTCGCCCGCCGCCGGGGTACGCGTCCTGGATCTGACCCGGGTCATCGCGGGCCCGGTCGCCACCCGCACGCTCGCCCTGCTGGGCGCGGACGTGCTGCGGCTCGATCCGCCGGGGATGCCCGAGATCCTCGACCAGCACGCCGACACGGGCTTCGGGAAGCGGTCGGCGACGCTCGATCTGGCCGCCGACCCCGGGGCCTTCGAGGCGCTGCTCGCCGAGGCGGACGTCGTCGTCACCGGGTACCGGCCCGGCGCGCTGGACCGGTTCGGGCTGTCGCCCGAGGCACTGGTGGAACGGCGCCCCGGGCTGATCGTGGCGCAGCTCTCGGCCTGGGGCGCGGACGGGCCGTGGGCCGGGCGGCGGGGGTTCGACAGTCTGGTGCAGGTGGCGACGGGGATCGCGGCGGTCGAGGGCACGGCGGAGCGGCCGGGCGCGCTGCCCGCGCAGGCGCTCGACCACGGGACGGGGTATCTGCTGGCGGCGGCGGTGCTGCGGGCGCTCACCGAGCGGCTGGACGGGGGCGGCGGTCGCGTCGTCCGGCTGTCGCTCGCGCGGACGGCGGCCTGGCTGACGGGCGGGATCGACCGCGACCCGGGCGAGGGCGAGGCTCCCGGCGCGCCGGACGCGTGGCTCGCCGAGCGGGACAGCCCGCTCGGGCGGCTGCGGTACGCGCTGCCGCCGGTGTCCTTCGAGGGCGGGCCGGACGACTGGGCCCGGCCACCGGGGCGTTGGGGTGCGGACGAGGCGCGCTGGCGTTGAGTCACCGGGGCTCCTGAGCCGTACGTATGGGTGGAATGTCGAACTGCCAGTTGGTTTCCGGCACTTGCCCAGGTCTGGTGCGACTGGTGAACTTTTCGGGGTGAGCCGGACGCGACGGACGACGGAGGAGACGGACGCGAGCGCGGGGACAGGAGCGGGGGCGGAGGCCGATGAGTCCGGGCGGAGGCCCGGGCAGCCGCCGAGGGGTGGGGGTGGGATCGGCCGGGCCGTCGTCGTGCTCGTCCTGGTGGCCGTGGGCGCGCTGATGCCCCTGTTCGGGCCGCGCGTCGCGCTGGACGGTACGGGTGAGGCCGGGGCGCCCGGGGCCGGTGGGATCGCCCTGCTGCGGGCGGTGCTGCTGGCCGCGCTGTGCGTACCGGTGGGCGAGTTGTTCGTGACGTGGCTGGCGCGGTGGGTGCCGGGGGCGCCCGGGGTGGCGCCGCGCGGTTGGGCGGCGGGGGCGGCCGGGGCCGGGTTCGTGGCCTCGCTGGGGCTGGCCTCGGTCGTCGCCACGGGCAATCTGGTGCCGGACTCCCCCGCCGACCTGGACGTGGGCGGCCTCTACGAGACCCGGGACGGCAGACTCGCCCTCCTGGAGGTCAACGCCTTCGCGGCGGCCGGGCTGCTCGCGCTCTCCCGCCGCCCGGCGGCCCAGGTGCTGCCGCTGGCCGCGATCGTGGTCGCGGAGGCGCTGCGCGCCCATCCCACCGCGGAGGACGGACCGCTCGTCGGCACCGGTCTGACCGTGGTGCACCTGACGTGCGCGGCGCTGTGGGCGGGCGGGCTGCTCCACGTCCTGCGGACGCTGGGCACGCGCGCGTGGCGCTCGTCGGGGGCGGGTGCCGCGTTGCTGGGCCTCTACGCGCGCGTGGCCGCCGTTCTGCTCGCCGCGATCACCGCCACCGGGGTGTGGAGCACGCTGCGCCGGATGCCGCCCGGCACGGTCCTGGACCAGCTCACGGAGACGGCGTACGGCCGTGCCCTGCTCGCCAAGGTGCTCCTCGTGGCCGCCGTCGCCGCCCTCGCCCTCTGGGCCCGGCTGCGGCTGCGGCTGCGGCGCACGACCGGCGACCCGCTCGACGCCTGCGCGCCCGCCCGTGCGGAGGTGGTGGTGCTGGGCGCGGTCGTCGCGGTGTCGGCGCTGCTGACGGCGTTGCCGGTGCCGATCCGGTGGTGAGGGTGAGGGGTGCGGTTGGGGGGTGAGGGTGAGGGGTGAGGGTGAGGGGTGTCAGGCCGTGTTCGTGGATGCCTCGTCGTGGGCCGGGGTGGGCGCGGGCCGGCGCGGGCCGGGGGTTTCGCGAGCGCCGAGGACTCCCCGGACCAGCAGGTACTGGGCCGCCAGATAGGTGAGCATGATCCACAGG of Streptomyces phaeolivaceus contains these proteins:
- the tyrS gene encoding tyrosine--tRNA ligase, producing MTDIVDELKWRGLFALSTDEDALRKALADGPVTFYCGFDPTAPSLHVGHLVQVLTVRRLQQAGHRPLALVGGATGLIGDPRPTAERTLNDPETVAGWVGRLRAQIEPFLSFEGENAAVMVNNLDWTEGLSAIEFLRDIGKHFRVNKMLTKDSVARRLESDQGISYTEFSYQILQGMDFLQLYRRYGCTLQQGGSDQWGNLTAGLDLIHRLEPGVEAHALATPLMTKADGTKFGKTEGGAVWLDPEMTTPYAFYQFWLNVDDRDITRYLRILSFKSRAELEELERQTEERPQARAAQRALAEELTTLVHGTDQTAAVIAASRALFGQGELAELDENTLAAALSELPHARVAELAPVVDLLAEVGLVPSKSAGRRTVKEGGAYVNNVKVTAEDAVPASEDLIHGRWLVLRRGKRNLAAVEVIGA
- a CDS encoding GlsB/YeaQ/YmgE family stress response membrane protein, which produces MGWLWAIIVGFILGLLAKAILPGKQHSPLWLTTIFGMLGAVVGNAIARGFGVEETAGIDWSRHIFQLVAAIIIVALGDMAYMATLGKRKQQT
- a CDS encoding DUF3099 domain-containing protein, which encodes MRKQRHVEVFRITGARQGLADDVRGRQRRYIISMSVRTLAVIAAAVLWNVERHVAVVALVLGAVLPYIAVVIANAGRENAPSLPSTFVRAPVRPMIAPSAEPFPEDAPADPADGRRSEPRERA
- the moaA gene encoding GTP 3',8-cyclase MoaA — its product is MLIDTYGRVATDLRVSLTDRCNLRCTYCMPEEGLQWLAKPDLLTDDEIVRLIDIAVRVLGIEEVRFTGGEPLLRPGLVGIVERVAALTPRPRMSLTTNGIGLKRMATALKAAGLDRVNVSLDTLRPDVFKTLTRRDRHKDVLEGLEAARAADLTPVKVNSVLMPALNDNEAPDLLAWAVEHDYELRFIEQMPLDAQHGWKRDGMVTAGDILTSLRTRFDLTPEGRDERGSAPAERWIVDGGPHRVGVIASVTRPFCSACDRTRLTADGQVRTCLFAREETDLRAALRSGAPDEEIARIWRLAMWGKKAGAGLDDPSFVQPDRPMSAIGG
- the ltrA gene encoding group II intron reverse transcriptase/maturase, with translation MLSKENLLAALNRVEVNRGAPGVDGMTTAELRPWIAVHWPEVRAELDAGIYRPAPVRQVIIPKPGGGERMLGVPRVLDRLIQQAVAQVLVPIFDPGFSGSSFGFRPGRSAHQAVRVARRAIEDGNRWVVDLDLDRFFDRVQHDVLMARVARKVTDRRVLKLVRRYLEAGVMVDGVKTPGREGTPQGSPLSPVLSNIMLDDLDRELFRRGHRFARYADDLRIFVRSRRAAQRVLDSVTAVVEQRLKLKVNRVKSKVVPASVMTMLGFGFYFVRGGKVRVRVDPKAVERLKVRLKELTSRRWSVAMADRIAQINRFTTGWMGYFQLADTPKVFQELDKWFRRRMRQIRWKEWKRYATRRRNLRALGIGERDAREWAASSKGYWRVAKSPVLDRALPISYWDDLGLKMLKPTWQRLRPAW
- a CDS encoding solute symporter family protein, with product MSPVQQTFLAANEASEHRPLIITLFGLFVLATLGITIWAGRQTKDAADFYAGGRQFSAFQNGLAVSGDYMSAASFLGIAGAIALFGYDGFLYSIGFLVAWLVALLLVAEPLRNSGRYTMGDVLAYRMRQRPVRTAAGTSTIVVSIFYLLAQMAGAGVLVSLLLGITSDAGKILIVALVGILMIVYVSIGGMKGTTWVQMVKAVLLIGGTLLITFLVLLKFNFNISDLLGTAAENSGKGAAFLEPGLQYGATGTSKLDFISLGIALVLGTAGLPHILIRFYTVPNAKAARKSVNWAIGIIGGFYLMTIALGFGAAALISQDEIIASNPSGNTAAPLLALHLGGVDSAWGAILLATISAVAFATILAVVAGLTLASSSSFAHDIYANVIRKGQASGAEEVRAARWATVAIGIVSIGLGALARDLNVAGLVALAFAVAASANLPTILYSLFWKRFTTQGALWSIYGGLIVAVGLVLFSPVVSGDPKAMFPDVDFAWFPLKNPGIISIPFGFLMGFLGTVLSKEKPDEAKYAELEVRSLTGTGAH
- a CDS encoding DUF485 domain-containing protein, which gives rise to MATDAPPPAKAEHHLPSPEEFSAVHESAEFAELRRSYRSFAFPLTVAFIAWYLLYVLLSNYAGDFMGTKLFGNINVAFVFGVAQFVTTFLIAWWYSRHAAAKLDPKAEAIKSRMEGGA
- a CDS encoding S8 family serine peptidase; the protein is MAHLRSRRQLALAVPVVLSLTASLGFLPGVASAAPLAQSTVATAEGPNLSYVVNTKTNKRTIAAVQKAIAEAGGKIVITYDEIGVIVVHSTDPAFGATIRAVRGVESAGATRTSPLTPAGTTDLGAVDYLTDAEAAKVKAASADIPDAEPLEADQWDLRAIGADKAAKINDGSDKVTVAVIDTGVDDTHPDLAPNFSKSQSANCNGGVADTSEGAWRPYTPQDYHGTHVAGEIAAARNGIGVAGVAPGVKVSSINVTDRASGLFYAESVVCAFVFAADRGVEITNNSYYVDPWLYNCVDDPDQEAIVDAVNRAQKYATKKGTLHLASAGNSNHDLASDAILDASSPNDTTPVERTIDPSECFDVPTQLEGIVTVSATGVKNEKSYYSTYGNGVIDIAAPGGDARYQIPDTPSKNGRILSTMPNGEYGFLQGTSMASPHAAGVAALLKSTHPGANPGRLQRLLKAEADKFACPTSYDQNGDGVQDAVCEGTPSVNGFYGFGIVNALKAVEK